A window of the Terriglobia bacterium genome harbors these coding sequences:
- a CDS encoding tyrosine-type recombinase/integrase: MKNHILPRIGALRMAEVSPLHIESIMQERLTSGVSPKTARNELALLGSVFSLAVDNYVVLRSPVRQKHKPKMVRSEKPIWTAAQLKSILDAVRRDHRAFFVCAALTGARLGELLGLRWKNVDLDVGKLEIRQSVWNGQLLPPKTEGSVRTVYFGEALKLTLQEHRRATAHGSDEDFVFCKPDGAPLNPDVIRRDVLYPALDRLQIPRSSRCAGLHTFRHSAASFINAETGNLKLAQKLLGHSTIDMTANVYTHTAAEAERGAALALERAIFGDLFPTVPKIGNKKAETVIQ; encoded by the coding sequence TTGAAGAACCACATTCTTCCGCGAATCGGAGCTCTTCGCATGGCCGAGGTTTCGCCACTGCACATTGAGAGCATTATGCAGGAGCGATTGACATCGGGCGTGTCTCCGAAGACCGCGAGGAATGAACTGGCGCTGCTCGGCAGCGTGTTTTCATTGGCGGTCGACAACTATGTCGTGCTTCGGTCTCCCGTGAGACAGAAACACAAACCGAAGATGGTGAGAAGCGAGAAACCGATTTGGACGGCCGCTCAGCTCAAATCCATTCTGGACGCGGTCCGTCGCGATCACCGTGCGTTCTTCGTTTGTGCAGCGCTCACGGGTGCCAGGCTTGGGGAACTGCTTGGCCTGCGGTGGAAGAATGTCGATCTGGACGTAGGCAAGCTGGAGATTCGGCAGAGCGTGTGGAATGGCCAGCTCCTGCCGCCTAAGACGGAGGGCAGCGTTCGGACCGTGTATTTTGGCGAGGCTCTGAAGCTGACCCTTCAAGAGCATCGTCGCGCTACCGCCCACGGCTCAGACGAAGACTTTGTCTTTTGTAAACCGGACGGCGCTCCCTTGAATCCTGACGTCATCCGCAGGGATGTGTTGTACCCGGCATTGGATCGGCTACAGATTCCACGTAGCTCACGCTGTGCCGGCCTGCATACGTTCCGCCACTCCGCAGCGAGCTTCATCAACGCGGAGACGGGCAATCTGAAACTCGCCCAGAAGCTGCTCGGGCATTCCACAATCGACATGACCGCGAACGTCTATACCCATACGGCTGCGGAAGCCGAACGTGGGGCGGCGCTGGCGTTGGAAAGGGCGATTTTTGGCGATCTGTTCCCAACTGTTCCCAAAATTGGGAACAAGAAGGCCGAAACCGTCATTCAGTGA
- a CDS encoding flavodoxin family protein, producing the protein MKVLAFNGSPLMEKGNTARILQPFLDGVAEAGGEVELFYTRKLDIHPCQGEFNCWLKTPGHCFQEDDMQTLHPKLRAADVWVFATPVYVWGVSGPMKNLMDRILPLAEPYITLRDGHCSHPTRPDVRLSKIVLVSTCGFWEMDNFDPLLAQMEMLCRVIGYEFAGALLRPHAPALSVLLEMGAPVRDVLDAAKEAGRQLVSSGAISPDTLHIVSRPLLPLQDYLHHANQKFRQELDAYAKMSA; encoded by the coding sequence ATGAAAGTGCTCGCGTTCAATGGCAGTCCCCTGATGGAAAAGGGCAATACCGCCCGCATCCTTCAGCCGTTTCTGGACGGCGTCGCCGAGGCCGGCGGCGAAGTCGAGCTATTCTATACGAGGAAGCTCGACATCCATCCCTGCCAGGGCGAATTCAACTGCTGGCTGAAGACCCCGGGCCACTGCTTCCAGGAAGACGACATGCAGACGCTCCACCCCAAGCTGCGCGCCGCCGACGTCTGGGTCTTCGCTACTCCGGTGTATGTCTGGGGTGTCTCCGGGCCGATGAAGAACCTCATGGACCGGATCCTGCCCCTGGCCGAGCCTTACATCACCCTGCGCGACGGACATTGCTCACATCCCACTCGTCCGGATGTGCGGCTTTCCAAGATCGTCCTGGTATCCACGTGCGGTTTCTGGGAGATGGACAACTTCGATCCCCTGCTGGCCCAGATGGAGATGCTGTGCCGAGTGATCGGCTACGAGTTCGCCGGCGCGCTGCTGCGCCCGCACGCCCCCGCGCTGTCGGTCCTGCTGGAGATGGGAGCTCCCGTGCGCGACGTGCTCGATGCCGCCAAGGAGGCCGGCCGCCAGCTCGTGTCCAGCGGCGCCATCTCGCCGGACACCTTGCACATCGTCAGCCGCCCTCTGCTCCCGCTGCAGGACTACCTGCACCACGCCAACCAGAAATTCCGTCAGGAGCTGGACGCCTACGCCAAGATGAGCGCCTAG
- a CDS encoding sel1 repeat family protein: MRAASFLLLLVISAVLVSPDLAPAQTKSSPRTAQQMFERGMNLITGTGVNRNDIEAVNYFRRAAEAGYAPAQTVMGYLYETGTMVSSEPQMAAQWYAKSAAQNDRLAQWVLGRMYLSGNGPMRDRNQAMNWLRQAAEAGDPFAALLMGEAEEEIEPGPAVPWYRQAAQQGLPEAQARLGRLLASGRVGAPQKYEAYVWLLVSFENGNSGVGDDLRRIETDLGSTRVEEAKVEARKLRDSTLRAAVAKGCTGWDGELSALPSTPPPKLQAMCR; the protein is encoded by the coding sequence ATGCGGGCGGCATCCTTTCTTCTTCTTCTAGTGATCTCCGCGGTCCTCGTATCCCCTGATCTCGCGCCGGCACAAACGAAATCATCGCCGCGTACGGCGCAGCAGATGTTCGAGCGCGGGATGAACCTGATCACCGGCACCGGCGTCAACCGGAACGATATCGAGGCGGTGAATTACTTCCGCCGCGCCGCCGAGGCGGGATACGCGCCGGCGCAGACTGTCATGGGATATCTCTACGAGACCGGAACCATGGTATCCAGCGAACCGCAGATGGCAGCGCAGTGGTACGCCAAGTCTGCCGCGCAGAACGACCGGTTGGCGCAGTGGGTGCTAGGGCGAATGTACCTTTCGGGAAACGGCCCGATGCGCGACCGCAACCAGGCCATGAATTGGCTGCGTCAGGCGGCCGAGGCCGGAGATCCGTTCGCCGCGCTGTTGATGGGCGAAGCTGAGGAAGAGATCGAACCCGGCCCCGCGGTGCCGTGGTATCGCCAGGCGGCGCAGCAGGGATTGCCCGAGGCGCAGGCGCGTCTGGGACGCCTGCTGGCCAGCGGGCGCGTGGGGGCTCCGCAAAAGTACGAAGCTTATGTCTGGCTGCTGGTGAGCTTCGAGAACGGCAACAGCGGCGTGGGCGATGACTTGCGGCGGATCGAGACCGATCTGGGATCGACCCGCGTCGAGGAAGCGAAAGTCGAAGCACGCAAGCTGCGCGACAGCACGCTGCGCGCGGCGGTCGCCAAAGGCTGTACCGGATGGGACGGCGAGCTCAGCGCTCTGCCCAGCACGCCTCCGCCCAAGTTGCAGGCCATGTGCCGGTGA
- a CDS encoding FecR family protein codes for MKPMFLLSVFLFGSFTVVASAQVDNLPGVARISLVHGDVSTQRGDTGDWVVAALNQPVVAGDKVSTGDPSQAELQLDHANILRLGNNAQARIATLERTQIQVQIGQGLAFFTVFKDSDAQVEIDTPNVAIRPTSKEGVYRIEVNGSETQVIVREGEADISTPQGSTRVEKGQAATVRGTADEAGYVLAGSPAKDSWDSWTNERDRVIRNAQSWNNTNRYYVGSENLDANGRWVNVPDYGLVWSPVVAAGWAPYRDGRWVWEPYWGWTWVSNEPWGWAPYHYGRWFLYGSSWMWWPGAVDGNYRPVWAPAYVSFFGFGGHLGASVAFGSVGWLPIGPCDRFFPWYGEYGSRFTVVNVTNISNINRGVGGVAPLHDGNRFSNLRLAARNERVRQSISAVPVNRFGTGRTAPTAVSREAFRDGRMMTGNLPIVPTREGLSGNDRRASASMLRGNQPERFFTKKPPAASPQSLDKQAAQVQEAIQGHGQFIPIRAGAQLDPAGKVRPMPSRNSMEGTVQPARNAQSGRRSKSRPGRASRAATSSRTPKARTTRRTATAAHGSRGATARAASKPARDPRTSTPARVPRPKERSTRRVTTMARGSHGASAHTTQSYLESADRQMDNGDYTAAIASSKHALQVDGNNTAAKARLQRARRAMQAENEIASNRR; via the coding sequence ATGAAACCCATGTTTCTGCTGTCGGTCTTCTTATTTGGATCATTCACTGTTGTGGCCAGCGCGCAGGTGGACAATTTGCCCGGAGTGGCGCGTATCAGTCTTGTTCACGGCGATGTTTCGACGCAGCGCGGCGACACGGGTGACTGGGTGGTCGCGGCGCTGAATCAGCCGGTCGTCGCCGGGGACAAAGTGTCGACCGGAGACCCCTCCCAGGCCGAGCTGCAACTCGACCATGCGAACATCCTGCGCCTCGGCAACAACGCGCAGGCAAGGATCGCAACCCTGGAGCGGACGCAGATCCAGGTCCAGATCGGGCAGGGGCTCGCCTTCTTCACCGTCTTCAAGGATTCCGACGCCCAAGTCGAGATCGACACGCCGAACGTGGCCATCCGGCCTACTTCCAAGGAAGGCGTCTACCGCATCGAGGTGAACGGCAGCGAGACACAAGTGATCGTGCGCGAAGGAGAGGCCGATATCTCCACACCCCAGGGCAGCACCCGAGTGGAGAAGGGCCAGGCCGCAACTGTGCGCGGTACCGCCGACGAGGCGGGATACGTCCTCGCGGGCTCTCCTGCGAAGGACAGCTGGGATTCGTGGACCAACGAACGCGACAGAGTGATCCGCAACGCTCAATCGTGGAACAACACTAACCGCTACTACGTAGGAAGCGAAAATCTCGATGCCAACGGACGCTGGGTCAACGTGCCGGACTACGGTCTGGTATGGTCACCGGTCGTGGCCGCGGGCTGGGCCCCCTATCGCGACGGCCGCTGGGTCTGGGAGCCGTACTGGGGCTGGACGTGGGTCTCGAACGAACCGTGGGGATGGGCGCCCTATCACTACGGCCGCTGGTTCCTCTATGGAAGTTCCTGGATGTGGTGGCCGGGAGCGGTTGACGGCAACTATCGGCCGGTGTGGGCGCCGGCCTACGTGTCGTTCTTCGGATTCGGCGGCCACTTGGGAGCTTCCGTCGCTTTCGGATCGGTGGGCTGGCTGCCGATCGGTCCGTGTGATCGCTTCTTCCCCTGGTACGGGGAGTACGGCTCGCGCTTCACCGTGGTGAACGTCACCAACATCTCGAACATCAATCGCGGCGTCGGCGGAGTGGCCCCGCTGCACGACGGCAATCGATTCTCCAACCTGCGGCTGGCGGCGCGCAATGAGCGCGTTCGTCAGTCGATCTCGGCCGTTCCGGTGAATCGGTTCGGCACCGGGCGCACTGCGCCGACCGCGGTGAGCCGCGAGGCTTTTCGCGACGGGCGCATGATGACCGGGAATCTGCCCATCGTGCCGACTCGAGAGGGCCTTTCGGGGAACGATCGCAGGGCAAGCGCATCGATGCTGCGCGGAAACCAACCAGAGCGGTTCTTCACCAAGAAGCCGCCGGCTGCGTCGCCGCAGTCCCTCGACAAGCAGGCGGCGCAGGTGCAGGAAGCGATCCAGGGGCATGGCCAGTTCATTCCGATCAGGGCAGGCGCGCAGCTGGATCCGGCCGGCAAAGTGCGACCCATGCCCTCACGGAACAGCATGGAAGGAACCGTTCAGCCGGCTAGAAACGCACAGAGTGGACGCAGATCCAAGTCCCGGCCGGGCAGGGCCTCGCGTGCTGCAACGTCTTCGAGGACTCCGAAGGCGAGAACGACACGCCGAACGGCGACAGCGGCACACGGGTCTCGCGGAGCTACGGCACGCGCCGCGTCGAAGCCGGCCAGGGACCCTCGCACTTCAACGCCTGCAAGGGTTCCGAGGCCGAAGGAGAGATCGACACGCCGAGTGACGACCATGGCGCGTGGATCTCACGGAGCTTCAGCACATACCACACAGAGTTACCTGGAGTCGGCCGACCGCCAGATGGACAACGGCGATTACACAGCGGCAATCGCCAGCTCCAAACACGCTTTGCAGGTCGACGGGAATAACACCGCTGCGAAAGCCCGCCTGCAGCGCGCCCGTCGGGCGATGCAAGCGGAAAATGAGATCGCAAGCAATCGGAGGTGA
- a CDS encoding SagB/ThcOx family dehydrogenase has product MNNRDLQAAWAYHDGTKHSYWSVRNNPHFLDWPNRPLPFKIYPAIEPLALPRDVSQTGVAALSAISQVALSRDQDSVPELQDLARILYFSAGITKGRSSPGGDIYFRAAACTGALYEIELYVVCGDLPGLEAGVYHFGPADVALRRLRRGDFRGNLARATADEPAVAHAPATIICTGTYWRNAWKYQARTYRHFGWDNGTLLANMLATATASGLPAQVVLGFVDAEMNRLLDLDTAREVSFCLVPVGRVSAPALPPPADVPPLGLESVPLSRREVEYPAMLEMHAASSLRSEQEVRQWREIPLVVPPPRPANQEVHLAPLAEADQPNDTIEQVILRRGSTRNFDRNESLTLPQLSTILDRSTRGVAADFLVPPGAQLNDLYLIAHAVDGLRPGAYFSRRDTRSLELLKAGDFRAEAYHLGLEQELPAEACVDIFFFADLRIILERFGNRGYRAAQLEAGIVGGKMYLAAYAQRLGATGLTFFDDDVVNFFSPHAAGKSAIFLVALGKPRKRTALDARI; this is encoded by the coding sequence ATGAACAATCGCGACCTCCAGGCAGCGTGGGCGTACCACGACGGCACCAAGCACTCGTACTGGAGTGTTCGTAACAATCCACACTTCCTGGACTGGCCGAATCGGCCGCTGCCGTTCAAGATCTATCCGGCGATCGAGCCGCTGGCTCTGCCTCGGGATGTGTCCCAGACGGGAGTGGCCGCTCTGTCGGCGATCTCCCAAGTGGCGCTTTCGCGCGACCAGGATTCTGTGCCCGAGCTGCAAGACCTGGCGCGCATCCTCTATTTTTCCGCCGGCATCACCAAGGGCCGGTCGTCTCCGGGCGGCGATATTTACTTTCGCGCCGCAGCCTGCACCGGGGCTCTTTACGAGATCGAGTTGTATGTGGTGTGTGGCGATCTCCCCGGCCTGGAGGCCGGCGTCTATCACTTTGGCCCGGCGGACGTCGCCCTGCGGCGCCTGCGCAGGGGAGATTTTCGCGGCAACCTGGCTCGGGCCACAGCGGACGAGCCGGCGGTGGCCCACGCTCCCGCCACCATCATCTGCACCGGCACCTACTGGCGGAATGCATGGAAATATCAGGCGCGGACCTATCGCCATTTCGGCTGGGACAACGGCACGCTGCTGGCGAACATGCTGGCCACCGCCACCGCCTCGGGCTTGCCCGCCCAGGTCGTTCTCGGATTCGTGGATGCCGAGATGAACCGTTTGCTCGACCTCGACACCGCACGCGAGGTCTCGTTTTGCCTGGTGCCGGTGGGGCGCGTATCTGCGCCGGCTCTGCCTCCGCCGGCGGATGTGCCGCCGCTGGGTTTGGAAAGTGTCCCACTCTCCCGTCGCGAGGTCGAATACCCCGCGATGCTGGAGATGCATGCGGCGTCCTCGCTGCGGTCGGAGCAGGAAGTGCGGCAATGGCGCGAGATTCCTCTAGTCGTGCCACCGCCGCGCCCGGCAAACCAGGAAGTGCACCTCGCGCCGTTGGCCGAGGCAGATCAGCCGAATGACACGATCGAGCAGGTCATCTTGCGGCGCGGCTCGACCCGCAACTTCGATCGGAATGAATCGCTCACTCTGCCGCAACTCTCCACCATCCTGGATCGCTCGACTCGCGGTGTGGCAGCCGATTTTCTTGTTCCGCCGGGTGCGCAGCTCAACGACCTTTATCTGATCGCGCACGCTGTCGACGGCCTGAGACCGGGCGCCTACTTTTCCCGCCGCGACACGCGATCGCTGGAGCTTTTGAAGGCAGGTGACTTCCGAGCCGAGGCCTACCACCTCGGACTCGAGCAGGAGCTGCCCGCGGAAGCCTGCGTGGACATCTTCTTTTTTGCGGACCTCCGCATCATTTTGGAGAGGTTCGGCAATCGCGGCTACCGCGCGGCCCAACTGGAAGCCGGCATCGTCGGGGGCAAGATGTATCTGGCGGCATACGCCCAGCGCCTGGGAGCGACCGGGCTGACCTTCTTCGACGACGACGTGGTCAACTTCTTCTCGCCTCATGCGGCGGGGAAGAGCGCCATCTTCCTGGTCGCCCTCGGCAAGCCGCGGAAGCGCACCGCTCTCGACGCACGGATCTGA
- a CDS encoding FecR domain-containing protein gives MKFKLIAAILGFLIAIPGTVSAQNPDDQVPDQDSQVAQAPSVQVPMSQEPNDQDSMDQGPMNPGSMGQGSNDPGSGDPSYSAPAPDETNAGVARISLIHGDVSTQRGDSNDWSAAALNAPVLAGDRVSTGDNARAELQLDYANILRLSERSQANITTLTHSQIQIQLGRGMASFSVYKNSDADAEIDTPNVAIRTNRHESSFRIMVAGDDRTEVMVRTGEVEVTTPQGGTRVGPGQFITVQGTADQAQYKISDAPARDAWDQWSSDRDNTIRNAASRRRTNDYYVGAEDLDAYGTWTEVPDYGPVWRPTVQVGWAPYRAGRWVYEPYWGWTWVSYDPWGWAPYHYGRWMMYDGAWAWWPGPAYGYPYYRPIWAPAYVSFFGFGGGFGFGVGFGGWGSIGWLPLGPCDRFHPWYGRHGGRFGVAGFNTFNRGGFAPLHGGTRFSNVQLALHDQRFRGGTTVSANQFGRGRMNAQPMSHAAFQNARFATGRLPVTPSRESFSASGRSAAASTIPNRSQNQRFFSARGTSAAAPRSFERGQSQNSNFNRQDGSSTGNGREASRPGNSNSNNGFQRFGQSPGTRGNSNGGSAPRSGNSGSFTPSRQSSNSNGGGWQKFSPMPRSSSSESNRAAGSYGTSRNSGSEGRGNSASSRPPLNMRQPIVTPRSSGGGAYNNGRAAPSYSGARSAPSSQGAYSGARPAPDYSGGGRSAPSYSGAQSAPSSRGPYSGARSAPGYSGGGRSAPSSSGARSAPSSRGAYSSARSAPGYSGGGRSAPSSSGARSAPSSRGGGSSKGSGSSHGGGDGRRGR, from the coding sequence ATGAAATTCAAGCTAATTGCAGCAATTCTAGGATTCTTGATCGCGATTCCAGGCACCGTCAGCGCTCAGAACCCGGACGACCAAGTGCCGGATCAAGATTCGCAAGTAGCCCAGGCCCCCAGCGTCCAAGTGCCGATGTCCCAAGAGCCCAACGACCAGGATTCCATGGACCAGGGTCCGATGAATCCGGGGTCGATGGGACAAGGCTCCAACGACCCAGGCTCCGGCGATCCGAGTTACAGCGCGCCGGCCCCCGATGAGACAAACGCCGGCGTTGCGCGCATCAGTCTGATCCATGGCGACGTCTCCACGCAGCGTGGCGATTCCAACGACTGGTCTGCGGCTGCGCTCAATGCTCCCGTCCTCGCGGGTGACCGCGTTTCGACCGGCGACAATGCGCGCGCCGAGCTTCAGCTCGACTACGCCAACATACTCCGCCTCTCTGAGCGTTCGCAGGCCAACATCACCACTCTTACCCACTCGCAGATCCAGATCCAACTTGGACGTGGAATGGCGAGTTTCTCCGTCTACAAGAACAGCGATGCGGACGCCGAGATCGATACGCCCAACGTTGCCATTCGTACCAATCGTCACGAATCCAGCTTTCGGATCATGGTTGCCGGCGATGATCGCACCGAGGTGATGGTTCGCACGGGCGAGGTGGAAGTCACCACCCCGCAAGGCGGCACCCGCGTGGGACCGGGCCAGTTCATTACCGTGCAGGGCACCGCCGATCAGGCGCAATACAAGATCAGCGACGCACCTGCCCGGGATGCCTGGGACCAGTGGAGCTCCGATCGCGACAACACCATCCGCAATGCGGCATCGCGGCGGCGCACCAACGACTACTACGTAGGAGCCGAAGATCTCGACGCCTACGGCACCTGGACGGAAGTTCCGGATTATGGTCCAGTGTGGCGCCCGACTGTTCAAGTCGGCTGGGCTCCTTATCGCGCGGGTCGCTGGGTGTATGAGCCTTATTGGGGATGGACCTGGGTTTCGTATGATCCGTGGGGCTGGGCGCCGTATCACTACGGCCGCTGGATGATGTACGACGGAGCGTGGGCCTGGTGGCCCGGTCCGGCCTACGGGTACCCGTATTACCGTCCGATCTGGGCGCCGGCTTATGTTTCGTTCTTCGGCTTCGGCGGTGGTTTCGGATTCGGAGTCGGTTTCGGCGGCTGGGGCTCGATCGGATGGCTTCCCCTTGGACCGTGCGACCGTTTCCATCCCTGGTATGGACGGCATGGCGGGCGGTTCGGCGTTGCCGGGTTCAACACTTTCAACCGTGGCGGTTTTGCTCCGCTGCACGGCGGCACGCGGTTCTCGAACGTGCAGCTTGCGCTGCATGACCAGCGTTTCCGCGGCGGGACGACTGTCTCAGCCAACCAGTTCGGCAGAGGCCGTATGAATGCTCAGCCAATGAGCCACGCGGCGTTCCAGAATGCTCGTTTCGCGACTGGCAGACTGCCCGTAACTCCGAGCCGGGAGAGCTTCTCGGCCAGCGGACGCTCGGCGGCTGCCTCCACGATTCCGAACCGGTCTCAGAATCAGCGCTTCTTCTCGGCCCGAGGTACCAGTGCAGCCGCTCCGCGCTCGTTTGAGCGAGGGCAGTCGCAGAACTCGAACTTCAACCGGCAGGATGGCAGCTCCACTGGAAACGGCCGCGAAGCTTCGAGGCCCGGAAACAGCAACTCGAACAACGGGTTTCAGCGCTTCGGCCAAAGTCCGGGAACGAGAGGCAATTCGAATGGTGGCTCGGCGCCAAGATCCGGCAACTCGGGTAGCTTCACGCCCTCTCGCCAGAGTAGCAACAGCAACGGTGGCGGCTGGCAAAAATTTTCGCCGATGCCACGGAGCTCATCGTCTGAGTCCAATAGGGCGGCCGGTTCGTACGGCACTTCCCGCAATTCGGGTTCAGAGGGCCGTGGCAACAGCGCATCCTCTCGTCCGCCCCTCAACATGAGGCAGCCGATCGTCACTCCGCGCTCTTCCGGTGGAGGCGCCTATAACAACGGACGTGCTGCTCCCAGCTACAGCGGCGCGCGTTCGGCGCCGAGCAGCCAAGGTGCTTATAGCGGTGCACGCCCGGCCCCCGATTACAGCGGCGGCGGACGTTCCGCTCCCAGCTACAGCGGGGCGCAATCGGCGCCGAGCAGCCGGGGTCCTTATAGCGGCGCACGCTCGGCCCCCGGTTACAGCGGCGGCGGACGTTCTGCTCCCAGCTCCAGCGGCGCCCGTTCGGCGCCCAGCAGCCGAGGTGCTTATAGCAGCGCACGCTCGGCCCCCGGTTACAGCGGCGGCGGACGTTCTGCTCCCAGCTCCAGCGGCGCCCGTTCGGCGCCGAGCAGCCGCGGTGGCGGGTCCTCGAAAGGCAGTGGCTCGTCGCACGGGGGCGGCGACGGCAGACGTGGACGGTAA
- a CDS encoding sel1 repeat family protein, with amino-acid sequence MRATTLLVGCILLFLVGSTAGQTRTANNAPPPLSLADVEHGLKSGVPNKRMATLVKKYSVDFELTDEVEEQLRGAGANAKLILQIGRSRAQEDGNPVERVTGPLVTAQEHRPANQLHTQTQAAAKKLLQQADKYRLGSDVDRDEAKAAHLYRKAAEMGNAEAQTRFAEALFDGRGVTPDPAKAGTWLEKAAHQGYARAECDLGVMLKNGLGTAQDPPNGLRYLQAAASQGDAYAEDYLGRFAESGLTSDPSPSEAYMHYLKAAEMGSAWGTYNVARMHEHGIGVGKSPAEALRWYMKAATIRDPDLLGQWSDLRSEAGAIAGANFRIGDMYADGNGVPKESREAERWYRRGVDMESTAARAGWSMAQVYLANAYLQSKGVPLDYGEAMHWMRKAAEHGYRQAQVNLGSMYRDGQGTSQNYGEAMHWYRNAADQGSAVAEWMIGGLYFHGWGVIRDFTEAAKWFRKAADAGVPVAQWDLGMIYYHGYGVSKDLETARAWLQKAADRGYAPAKDMLANLDAAGDPKTSNGAARSDASPRRQRQAEARDTSGR; translated from the coding sequence ATGCGCGCTACGACGCTATTAGTCGGCTGCATTTTGTTATTCCTGGTGGGGAGTACCGCGGGTCAGACGAGAACGGCAAATAATGCCCCGCCGCCACTTTCGCTCGCCGACGTAGAACACGGTCTCAAGTCCGGAGTGCCGAACAAACGCATGGCTACACTGGTGAAAAAGTACTCAGTGGATTTCGAGTTGACCGATGAGGTCGAGGAGCAGCTTCGAGGTGCGGGAGCGAACGCCAAACTGATTCTGCAGATCGGCCGTTCGCGGGCCCAGGAAGACGGGAATCCAGTCGAACGGGTGACCGGACCTCTGGTCACTGCTCAGGAGCACCGGCCTGCAAACCAGCTTCACACGCAAACTCAAGCGGCGGCGAAGAAGCTACTCCAGCAGGCTGACAAGTACCGACTCGGTTCCGATGTGGACCGGGACGAAGCCAAAGCTGCCCACCTGTATCGCAAGGCAGCCGAGATGGGTAACGCAGAGGCGCAGACGAGATTTGCCGAGGCCTTGTTTGATGGACGTGGCGTGACGCCCGATCCGGCTAAGGCAGGGACGTGGCTGGAGAAGGCAGCGCACCAGGGCTACGCTCGGGCCGAGTGCGACCTTGGCGTGATGCTGAAAAATGGTTTGGGTACTGCTCAAGATCCTCCAAACGGGCTGCGCTACCTTCAGGCTGCGGCCAGTCAAGGCGATGCGTACGCCGAGGATTATCTCGGTCGATTCGCAGAGAGTGGTTTGACCAGTGATCCCAGCCCGAGCGAAGCCTATATGCATTACCTGAAGGCCGCTGAAATGGGTTCCGCGTGGGGAACATACAACGTTGCGAGAATGCACGAACATGGGATCGGCGTCGGCAAGAGCCCGGCCGAAGCACTGCGCTGGTACATGAAAGCCGCAACCATCCGGGATCCGGATTTGCTGGGTCAGTGGAGCGATCTTCGCTCTGAGGCCGGAGCCATAGCCGGCGCAAATTTCCGAATCGGTGACATGTATGCCGACGGCAACGGCGTCCCCAAGGAGAGCCGCGAGGCCGAGAGGTGGTACAGGCGCGGCGTGGATATGGAGTCCACGGCTGCACGGGCGGGATGGTCAATGGCGCAGGTTTATCTGGCGAATGCCTACCTCCAATCAAAAGGCGTTCCGCTGGACTACGGTGAGGCGATGCACTGGATGAGAAAGGCAGCCGAACATGGATATCGGCAAGCTCAAGTGAATCTAGGCTCCATGTATCGCGATGGGCAAGGCACGTCCCAGAATTACGGCGAAGCGATGCATTGGTACCGTAATGCGGCTGACCAGGGATCTGCGGTGGCAGAATGGATGATCGGTGGACTCTATTTTCACGGTTGGGGAGTGATACGCGATTTCACCGAAGCAGCGAAGTGGTTCAGAAAAGCGGCTGATGCGGGTGTCCCTGTCGCGCAATGGGACCTTGGCATGATTTATTACCACGGCTACGGCGTTTCGAAGGATCTTGAGACTGCTCGTGCATGGCTACAGAAGGCAGCCGATCGAGGTTATGCCCCCGCAAAAGACATGTTGGCCAACCTTGATGCGGCTGGCGATCCCAAAACTTCGAATGGCGCAGCTCGATCCGATGCCTCCCCGCGCCGCCAGCGTCAAGCAGAGGCGCGAGATACTTCGGGCCGTTGA
- a CDS encoding zinc-ribbon domain-containing protein: MFCHKCGTDVQDDSFFCRKCGTAIGEPSKVGVPRGAAAASPAPSPQVVYAPVRPKPHIALWILLPVLLLVVWWAASSTSPGAQQLRQAATQTQTQTIVNTAFTVNASSYRYYKFIVPTGAGRPRVRGRFSATGGMGNDIELFVLDEDGFVNFQNGHSVRTHFNSNKVTQGSVDAGLPGEGTYYLVFNNNFSLLTPKAVTANLTLEWR, encoded by the coding sequence GTGTTTTGCCACAAGTGCGGAACGGATGTGCAGGATGATTCATTCTTCTGTCGCAAGTGTGGCACCGCAATAGGTGAGCCGTCGAAGGTCGGCGTGCCTCGAGGAGCAGCGGCAGCATCACCCGCACCGTCTCCACAGGTGGTGTATGCGCCGGTTCGACCAAAGCCGCACATTGCTCTGTGGATATTGTTGCCGGTCCTGCTTCTCGTCGTGTGGTGGGCGGCATCAAGCACGAGTCCAGGCGCACAGCAGCTCCGTCAAGCTGCTACTCAAACCCAAACTCAAACCATCGTGAACACAGCGTTCACCGTTAATGCGAGCAGCTATCGATATTACAAATTTATTGTTCCGACAGGAGCAGGTCGCCCTCGTGTACGTGGACGCTTTAGCGCGACGGGGGGAATGGGCAACGATATCGAACTATTCGTACTCGATGAAGACGGGTTCGTAAACTTTCAGAATGGCCACTCAGTGCGAACCCACTTCAACAGCAACAAAGTCACCCAGGGCAGCGTCGACGCAGGCTTGCCTGGTGAAGGAACTTACTATCTCGTCTTCAATAACAATTTTTCGCTGCTGACACCAAAGGCTGTGACCGCCAACCTAACGCTCGAGTGGAGATAG